The DNA window ttatataaagtaGCTGaagacataaaaaatttttgtgtAATTTATTTAGTAGATATAATTGAAGTTCCTGATTTTAATACAATGTATGAATTATATGATCCCGTTTCcgttatgtttttttatcgtAATAAACACATGATGATAGATTTAGGTACtggtaacaataataaaattaattggCCCATGAATAATAAACAAGAATTTATTGATATAGTTGAAACTATTTTTAGAGGGGCAAGAAAAGGAAGAGGTTTAGTTATATCACCAAAAGACTATTCaactaaatataaatattgaatgctttttaaaaaaataaaggaaatatatattaaggcAAGAAGATCAGAAgaaaggaaatttttttttcttttttttttttaatatgaaagatatatttattatgcaaatcattcttatatatatattttttatgaattaataattacaggtctttttattataagtagcaagaataaatatagacGTATCAACGTGCACATTTACAgaacaataaatatttttaaaagaatttttttttatgtgttctctttgtttatatatgatttgaattaaacagataaaaaattaggaattttttaattagaaataatttatatagcaattttttaattagtaGTTTTTCAGTTTGCAAATTTTCATATTGTGGAGAATATCTTAACGTTATTTTGTTCCTTTTCATAATCATACAGTTAACATGAATTAATTTtgaactctttttttttattttaaaatacaacTATTTGTTACGCTTTAGATCAAGAATACTGTGGTTTACAGAAATCATGTTTGCAATTAACTAGATAATTGTACCACTTCTTACGTAAATTTGTTCATGTTTGGTTATtaagtgtacatatatatatacctacacATGTGCGTATAATTTgtacaatataatttatttaagtgAGGAATtgtgtattattttgttataaaatttacGTAATTATAAACGTAAAATGGGGTGGAAAAAGGATTAATACACATAAAATATTGCTtagctttatttttactactaTTTTAAATTGGCGTACAATATACTGcaatataacaaaaacaaacataatacaaatgtaaaattaaaaaaataaatacacaaaaaaaaaaaaagaaaagaaaagaaaaaataatgtatgtatacatatatatatatatgttctaaatatataaaatgaaagatAACATTTGCAAATGTATGGTAAATATTGACAAAATTAAAGAACAGCAAAAAGTGTGTTATTACtacttaataaatattgtgaaataatatttattactcATCCATAATATATTGCAGAATATGAATATAAGGACCAAAATATGGGggaacatgaaaaaaataaaaagacaatataaattatgagaATATTGGTATAAAGcctacaaataaaaaaaatggaaatattaaaaagatgttacataaaatattatattcaataCTTTCTCTGGAAGGATAATTTCTTATGTGtaaacgtatatacatatatgtatgtatatatatttttctcatgtgctacaattaaaaaaaaaaaaaaaaaaagagcgtaaataataaaagttatataattaaattaatattcactaaataatttaaataataaaggcgtacaataattattattatatattttgaaggACACATCATTCAACAATTTATcagaattttatttaaatatatgtattatgctCCCAATATTTAGGAGAAATTCTCATGGTATACGTATGTTAAAAAAGTGAACTAATTAAAGATACTTGAAAGGGATACCTATTATACTGCTAACTTCAATTTTGcgttcttttattatttatcccttatcctcctttttttttctgttcttttcccacatttcttttatgtatatttatttgtatataaatatatacacacatatgcgataatattttttgtttggatggaatatatatacttaaaattattttatactaaACCTTTGGGCTGTTATTCTTGTAtggataaaataattattttttgttctacATGACTTTGAAACAATTTATTGGCTATATATtcttcacaaaaaaaaaaaaaaaaaaaaaaagctgaTATGGTCATGTTGTCATATTAAAATTCCCTGACTTCAATTTATGTTTTCGTACGTTCGAAGTTactttaacatttttatatttcatgttaataatatatagagaAATGCTTGTACAACTTTTTGCCTTAAACGTGTAACAATTACATGTAGGTTCATATGTGCACTTTGCGAACAAAATAACTACATACCAGCACACTGGTACTTATTCGAACGAATTTACTCATTTTTACTAAGAAAGTAAAAGGAGGCAATTTCAAACAGTAAGTCTTTATTAACGGGTATATTATGACGAATGTAggacttatttattttaataacttcataaaaaataatacatgcaTTCTGATTTTCttccattatatttttttttgaaagaaCTGAGTTGGGGTAAATACTAACGATctgatttaattttattattttaagttCATGTTTATTAACAGGTAAGGCAGCATTGGTAAAAAATGCacttataatacattttttaatattagaaataGAGTCATGCTTTTGTATACCACATGATGTAATTGGTAAATCAATTTTTTCACATATGCTTGTTAATTGagtttttatatctttaatttttataagtgTGTGATATTGTAAGAAATGATCATAACAAAAAGAAgtggaaaaattattttcttcgcattgtttaaaaatatttaaaaaaagaaaaaaatctCCACCCCCTTCAATTGTAAACATTTTCTTAACATTTTCagcttctttttctttccctTTTTGAACATAAAAGATATTGTTTGCATGTGTTAGCATGGATGtgatatttaatatttcatcaacacagttatatttttccGAAGCAGATAAAATCATTTTACTAGATTTTACATCTGTTGGGAATTCCGCCATTTTTCTCCCACTTCTTGTTAAATTGCCTTCATCATTTAGTGCACCTAAGGAGTAGAGAAGTTCAAGAccttttattataacaacAGGAGATGGCGGAtctaaaaaatcaaaatttataatatcatcCATACCtaaactttttaataataaaatcataCTACTCACTTCGCAACGTTGAATTTCTGGGATAGAATTGTCGCTTAAATCAATAAAAGATTTTTTCGTAAATAGTCGAAAACATTTCCCGTCTTGTTTTCTACCTGCTCTACCTGTTCTTTGATTAACTGATGCTTTAGAACAAGGTAAAGTAACTAATGATTCTATTCCTGAATTAGGGTTATAAATTTTCTGTTTACATAATCCTGAATCTATTacatatacaatattttCTATCGTAATACTTGTCTCACAAATATTTGTTGAcagtataatttttcttctaaaTTTCTGTGTATTTAATCTTACTTCttcattcttattttttttactgctTTCTGGGGGTATTATGGCCTTACTTTTAACAGCTCTTTCTCCTTTGTCATCACTTCGATTGTCACTGCGATTATTACTGCGATTGTTATTGATGCTACTACTACCGTTACCATTTCCATTACCACTATCATTGCTGTTATCATTGCTGTTATCATTGCTTTTACCATTGCCGCTTCCACTTCCACTGTCATTCGGTTTGTCCTTACTATCCTGCTCATTTTTTCCGTGGTCCTCATCAGTCATGTCTTCGAATATACGCGCTTGACATTCCACAGGTAGGGAGGAATAAATTGGTAGGATGATCATGTTACGAAATTTTGGAGCTAGCTCATTTAACTTATTTTCTAGTTCTTGTTGAACTAACTCTATTTCAAATTGTCCAGgtaaaaatactaaaatatCACCTTTTGCTTGTGTTATATGAATCTGCAAAATTGTAATTACAATAGCTGACAAATAATTACTCTCATTATTAATAGTGTAATAAATATCAACATTATATTTCCTTCCTggtacataaaatattggagcacaattaaaatatgtagaaATTTTTTCTGCATCTAAAGTTGCTGATGATATAACaattcttatattttctctaaaattacatatatcttTTACTATTGGTAATATAATATCTGTATGTAAAGCTCTTTCATGTGCTTCATCAATAATTAAAACAGATATATCATCTAGAGTTGggttatataataacaaacgCAAAAACATTCCATCAgtcatatatatgatttttgttgtttcacttgttttattttgaaatcTAATTACATAACCTACCtcttttcctatttttacaTTCATTTCATCTGCTACCCTATTTGCAATAGCTATACATGCAATTCTTCTTGGTtgtgtacatattatattaccATATAGATGATATttacattcatataaatattgtgTTAACTGAGTACTCTTACCACTTCCTGTTTCTCCtact is part of the Plasmodium malariae genome assembly, chromosome: 14 genome and encodes:
- the PmUG01_14065800 gene encoding mitosis protein dim1, putative; translated protein: MSFMLQHLNSGWAVDQAIINEEERLVCIRFGHDYDPDCMKMDELLYKVAEDIKNFCVIYLVDIIEVPDFNTMYELYDPVSVMFFYRNKHMMIDLGTGNNNKINWPMNNKQEFIDIVETIFRGARKGRGLVISPKDYSTKYKY
- the PRP2 gene encoding pre-mRNA-splicing factor ATP-dependent RNA helicase PRP2, putative, translating into MKDKVDTHKRSINFDEDDESQKKIRTVEEDEKKREREMKTNDNYSSIYVEYEKGRNKKLKYNIEYIELLKKDARRKYLKEREKEKLNITKKLLDDELLYSTIKLEGKDIKELEFNKKIYNIAKENIKLREKLKENYYHFQEDFDKNDNVNNHTKIEQLKENRQDPSIYNYDQQIINKGILKFGSGAMIKENLNYNNLVFDDDFANRKSVKSEISEENKKKKKENENDSDGDGDNNVNVNVNNKYFEKRKHYYNGEDEGTHDSSSSSSSSSRSRSGGSCSNRLDKRSKRKKRKSKIMDEKDAERHVEKEEERKKKKNNNKVKEVQKKKKMKIHDNSGNSISRSSRSSSNGPLPSSEKKNERHVIKKNGLTNVVEFVHLDSLYGMNEKEKELQKLFEDIKKRKEKKMKKMIDERKRLPIYSYRYDILKAIKNNKILILVGETGSGKSTQLTQYLYECKYHLYGNIICTQPRRIACIAIANRVADEMNVKIGKEVGYVIRFQNKTSETTKIIYMTDGMFLRLLLYNPTLDDISVLIIDEAHERALHTDIILPIVKDICNFRENIRIVISSATLDAEKISTYFNCAPIFYVPGRKYNVDIYYTINNESNYLSAIVITILQIHITQAKGDILVFLPGQFEIELVQQELENKLNELAPKFRNMIILPIYSSLPVECQARIFEDMTDEDHGKNEQDSKDKPNDSGSGSGNGKSNDNSNDNSNDSGNGNGNGSSSINNNRSNNRSDNRSDDKGERAVKSKAIIPPESSKKNKNEEVRLNTQKFRRKIILSTNICETSITIENIVYVIDSGLCKQKIYNPNSGIESLVTLPCSKASVNQRTGRAGRKQDGKCFRLFTKKSFIDLSDNSIPEIQRCEVSSMILLLKSLGMDDIINFDFLDPPSPVVIIKGLELLYSLGALNDEGNLTRSGRKMAEFPTDVKSSKMILSASEKYNCVDEILNITSMLTHANNIFYVQKGKEKEAENVKKMFTIEGGGDFFLFLNIFKQCEENNFSTSFCYDHFLQYHTLIKIKDIKTQLTSICEKIDLPITSCGIQKHDSISNIKKCIISAFFTNAALPVNKHELKIIKLNQIVSIYPNSVLSKKNIMEENQNACIIFYEVIKINKSYIRHNIPVNKDLLFEIASFYFLSKNE